The following are encoded together in the Lathyrus oleraceus cultivar Zhongwan6 chromosome 3, CAAS_Psat_ZW6_1.0, whole genome shotgun sequence genome:
- the LOC127131281 gene encoding uncharacterized protein LOC127131281, with amino-acid sequence MEQLQENQVVLQEEVSQIRSQMRQLMETIQAVARGQEVMAKMQEETNQRVSTTNPPTSPAIETPTPVPQVDPPIKINAPGGVPNDNPRPHIFETDGQLDAFFSLRDASQDDAFSSTTNKVERKVRAIEEKLKAMGSTDVLGLDAAEMCLVPEVIILAKFKVPDFEKYKGNSDPRTHIRAYCRKMVAYSSDDRLLMHFFQDSLSGAYLDWYMQLEGNHIHTWREMDEAFLKHYQYNTNMAPNLTQLQNMTQRSEESFKEYAQRWRELAARVQPPLLERELVDMFMRNLQGPYLDRMVGSTSLGFSDLVLAGERIENMIKMGKIQNSASTSNASKKPFVSYGKKREGETNAAIAPVQPSQQQPFAIPVQTQQKQRYQQ; translated from the coding sequence ATGGAGCAACTTCAAGAGAACCAAGTCGTCCTTCAGGAAGAAGTATCCCAAATACGGTCCCAAATGCGGCAGTTGATGGAAACTATTCAAGCAGTCGCAAGAGGCCAAGAGGTtatggcaaaaatgcaagaagaaaCGAACCAACGTGTCAGTACCACCAATCCTCCTACCTCTCCAGCGATCGAGACTCCGACTCCAGTTCCTCAAGTTGATCCTCCAATTAAGATTAATGCACCCGGAGGTGTTCCAAACGACAATCCTCGTCCTCATATTTTTGAGACAGACGGCCAACTCGATGCATTCTTCAGCCTAAGAGATGCTTCTCAGGATGACGCCTTCAGTTCAACAACCAACAAGGTGGAGAGGAAGGTAAGGGCTATCGAGGAAAAGCTCAAGGCAATGGGGAGCACTGATGTTTTGGGCCTTGATGCGGCAGAAATGTGCTTGGTACCTGAGGTCATCATTCTGGCCAAGTTCAAAGTtccggactttgaaaaatataagggaaatagcGACCCTAGGACACACATTAGGGCATACTGCCGAAAGATGGTTGCCTATTCCAGCGATGATCgacttttaatgcattttttcCAGGATTCCCTCAGTGGGGCATATTTGGATTGGTACATGCAACTTGAGGGCAACCATATTCACACCTGGAGGGAAATGGATGAGGCATTCCTCAAGCACTATCAGTACAACACTAATATGGCACCTAATCTCACGCAGTTGCAAAATATGACTCAGAGGTCTGAGGAGTccttcaaagaatatgcccagcGGTGGAGGGAATTAGCTGCTAGGGTACAACCCCCATTGCTAGAAAGAGAACTCGTAGACATGTTTATGAGAAACCTGCAAGGTCCATACCTTGATAGAATGGTAGGGAGCACCTCTTTGGGATTTTCCGACCTGGTCTTAGCCGGTGAAAGGATAGAAAATATGATTAAAATGGGAAAGATCCAAAACTCTGCCAGTACGTCTAATGCATCGAAGAAACCTTTTGTTTCCTACGGTAAAAAACGAGAAGGCGAGACCAATGCTGCCATAGCTCCCGTTCAACCAAGTCAACAACAACCATTTGCAATTCCTGTTCAAACTCAACAAAAACAACGGTATCAACAATAA